In the Malaclemys terrapin pileata isolate rMalTer1 chromosome 3, rMalTer1.hap1, whole genome shotgun sequence genome, TGTTgcaaaaacaggcaaattgttgCAGTCATCCGATGAAGGAATTTTGTTGTTTAGGGCCCGGTTTTGGTTTGTTAGTAGGGTACTTGTGTTGCAGACTGTCTGCAAGAGAGGGGATACAGTTGTATTGGAGAGAACTGCTGCATTCATTTGAGTTGTACCAGTGACACAGCCAGTTGTAACTATATGTGGAAGCATTTCAGTGTTATCAAATGTACTTGGAATGCCTGCAGTTTCCAAGGCTTGTTTAATAATTTCATTTCCTTCCTCATTCCCACTTGGATTAAAGTTAGCCACACTAGCCCGTGGAAACATGGTCTGCAAAAAAGCAGCTGAACGATTTTCAGCTGCAAGCAACTGTAGGAATGATGGATCTTTAAAACATGCTTCTGGATTGAATGTAGACTCCTGGGGTTGCTGCAAGTTTCCTACATTTGAGGAAAGAATCATACTGGCAAGTAGAGAAGATTGTCCATTAGCCTGCAGGGCTTCTGGAGAAATTTCTGATCCCTCAATGGGTTTACAAACAGACCGTTTAGACAAGTGACCACCAAGTGATCTGGGATTAGTAAAAACTCTGAAACACCTACTGCAGATAAATTTGCCATCTCTAATTATTGCTGGCCATTTTGCTCGCTTGTTATGTTTTGGCTTCCTTTCTTTTCCATTTGGACCCCGTCCACGATCCTTTTTCACCTTTTCTGAAGCTGGAACTTGGGAGGTGGTTTCACTGAAGTTATTTTCACTATTTGCTCGAGAAGAAAAAATTGGTTCATCAACACTTTCCTCCTTTGGAAAAACAGAACTAGTGTTTCCTTCTAGCTGTGATGAAAAATGATTTGTATTGTTTTCCAGCTGCGAGAAGACTGAATTTGGGACATGGTCTGCTggtgaaggaaagagagaaatggAATTGCTTTCGGCAGGTAAAGGAAGAAAGGGATCTGAACCACTGTCAATAGTCAAAGGCATAACTGTTTTTGCCAGATCTTCTAATTGTGAAGGTAAAGTTGCATTGGATAGATTTTCCATTTGGGAACATAAAACACTCTCAGGTTCACTTTTAATACAGACTGGATTTATGACACTTTCCACTGTTGGTATCATTGGATTAGATAAAGTTTCTAAGTGGGTTGGGAAAAGTGTATTTGAAACATGTTGCAACTGACTTGAGCAAGCAGCATTTACACTAGTTTTGTTTTGGGATGTAAAAGCAGCATTATTGGGGTTGTCTACTTGCGATGGCAAAAAATACACAATCTTTCCATCACTAGGCATATTTTGCAAATTGCTGGGTTTTCTGGTTTTCTTATTCTTACGTTGCATTTTAAAAGCAGCGTATTGATCAGGATGTGCTGCCTTCATATGTTTGCCAATACTTTGTGAGGAGTTGTAAGTTCGAGTACACCCCTCAACTTGACAGTTAAATTTCTGAACTGGTGCTGCTGGTGGTACAGCTGGAACTAAAGAACTGCTTAGGCTGGACTGTGATGGAAGAAATATAATACTCTCTAATGTCTTCAGGGGCAAATTAAACGGATTAGTTGCACTCTTAATACTGTCTTGAAGGTCAAGTTTGGAAATGGGTAAGTTGTTTCGATAACCTGTCTGATTCTGCATGCTGAAGGGCATCATATTACTTACTTGTCTTTCTAGGCTTTTTGATGCAAGAGCTTCTGTTTTTGGTGTGTCTGAATTTACAGAAATGTTTTGAATATTCTGGGATTGACTGAAACAATCCTCCTCCTTTCTTTCCTGGAAAACTGGAAGACAAGAATCACTGCAAGAATCTTCTGCTGCTGAACACAACTGCCGGACTACAGATTTACTGGTATCTATTTTACTGCCTGCAGAAGCTAACTTTCCTCTTCTTACAAAGTTATCCCGGACCTTCTGGCTAAGAATAGGCATCCTGATGTTGCTGATTCTAATGGTTGCTTCTTTCTTTACCAGACCAGTGACAGATTGCTCCAAACCATCAACAGACAGGGAATCAGCTTGCCTCAGTGTGCTGGCTGATttatttgctctctctgtcccaatTGATTCTACTTTGATTTGATCCCACACATTACTTTCTGCTTCAGTAAAGTTACTTGTGTTATTGTCTAGAGGAGAGATCAATTCCTTTTTTACAGTGACCCTTTCAGGGTTTTCATTAGCTTTTGAACACTGAATGAGATCAGTTCGATTAGTTTGGCTTTCAATCTCTAACACTTTTTCAGGCTGTTTATTATGATCTTCACCGTGTTTTTCTAGTTCATTCTGAGAACGGTAAACTTTTCCACAGCCTGTGAATTTGCAGGTATAGGTATTATAGTGTTGTGCTTCATGATCATAGAGCAAATATGCTTCTGAAAACACTCTGCCACATTTAGGAAACATACACTTTGCTCTAAAGACTTGATGTTCTTTTCTATGAGTTAACAGCTCAGCATAACTGTTAAAACCTGCCTTACATTTCATCTGTATGCAGATGTAGGGCTTGCTGCCACAGTGCATTTGTAAGTGATCGTTGAGGTGAGTAACACTTACAAAATGTCGTCTACAGTACTGGCAAATCACTTTTTTGCTTTGCATTTCAAGAAAACGTTTTGCTTCTTCATTATCTTTATGCCCCTTTGCATGTGCAATcaaatttttaaagtatttaaaacCTTTTTTACAAAATGTTACTGGACAAGTGAATTCATTAACAGGCAATGGTTTTTGAACTGGTATTATCTCTGGTACGTAAGGTTTATCTTTGtcatcattttcatcatctgaaccATCATTATCGTTGAACACTATGAAGTCTGCTGAATAAAGACTATTCTTTTTAATGGGTCGTTGTTCCTGTTTGGATATGGCATCAGCCTTCTGATTCTCACTGGTGGTTGCAATTTTAGGAGGTCTTCCCAATCTTCTCAGTGGTTTCATAGCAGCCAGTCTCTCTTTGCTGGACTTCTTAACATGTAGAGTTACATGAGGAACAAAGGTTTCTTTAGAATTAAAATTGTGTGCACATATAGGGCAACTGTAAATTCCATCTTTATAGTGTTTCTGTGCATGCCTAACTATTCTATGACCAAGGAATTCTTTGTCACATAACACGCAATACTGCATGTAGGCTTGCCAGTTCCTAAACCTAGCTGATATGAATCCCCTCTCTCTCagttttttaatttctctctttttctgcttTTCATCTCTTATGCCTTTAAGCAGACTTGTAGCTTCATCAAAATTGCCAGCAAGACCATTCAGAGAAGTTTCTTTATTCTCCTCTTGGCAGTCTTCAACCTTCTCATATACTTCACTGTCATTCAACTCATCTATTGAAGATACAATGGATGCCTCCTCTCCCATCAATGCAAGACACTGACGTTTTAGAGTTTTCCAGTCCCAGAATTCTGGATCAAAAGGCCACTGAGTTTTCAATACAAGCAAGAGCTCGCAGCGTAATGAATTTGGTATTGGAAGATTCTCTTCATCATATTTCTGGTCAGGCTGATTATACAGCATTTCAACAGCATAGTATGCATCCACAGTGGGCTCAAGAAGAAATTCACTTAATTGACAAGCACGTTTAACCTCCAAATCATCAGGCAACAAACAGGAGATAGTCTTGCAAATGGATATCTTGACATCTGTGTTTTCACTGGATTCCAAACGCAGTGCTTTCACACACAGTTCAATGCAGGTTGCAAGTCCAGCAGCTTCAATCTGCAATGTACAAAgacacaaattttaaaaagtcaatttatTTCAACTGTTTCTGCATGTGTTAATACAAGATAATTTTCATTGTTAAATCCTGAATTTCAAGAAATTGTAAAGGCAAATCATAATAAGGTgtttattattcacattttatgttttaaaaaatgatagtTTAGTAGCTCACACTGTAGAACTGTGCACCACAATGAAATAAAGCCCTGAGCATTATGATTTGCTTGGGTTACTTGGTTTCCAGGCTGGTAAAGGAATCTGAAACACCagcctttttaaaattcacaCACAAATGAAAAATGCAGAAGGCTCCCGCATGTTGCCCTATTAGGATTACTTATTTTAGGAGTGTGTTCAGTAGTTCAGTCTTTGTACTAATGAAGTACTGGGCCTTTCCCAAACAAAACCGACCAATTATGCCAAATTGTATGTTACAGTTTTGAGAGGGACTCTGTTGATATCAGATTCATTTAACTTAGGACCTTCAACTTAGGACTTGAATTCTGGTCACAGAAGCGGAAGTGTGGTAATCAATAAGTCTTCTAACCTTCCTAGTTACACTAATTATAGCAATACACACAGcaccctgattctcatttacagtaaGGCCACTTTACACCCCCAGGCAGAGacttggagggatagctcagtggtttgagcattggcctgctaaacccagggttgtgagttcaatccttgagggggccatttagggaactggggtaaaacaaacaaacaaacaaacaaaaacctgtctggggatttgtgctgctttgagcaaggggttggactagataatctcctgaggtcccttccaaccctgatattctaggattctatgataagtctcatgactagaatattggtatagagagGTATAGCTTATTCAAGGACAGGCAGGGTAAAAAGGGAAGAGGTGCTGCATTATATAATCAAGAATGTATACAATTGTTGGGAGATAAAGAATCAGAGAAAAATTGGTTGTGAAGGtgaaaggcaatttgggtgaaagtgaccatcattctaaggaaaggaaggagtgagagcacaATGGCAAAAATAAAATAGCAGACTTAAACTAAGAGAACTGGTACATAGgtctcatgggaagaaaatctaagggataaaggagttcaggagagctgggtgtTTCTCAAGGAGATGATATTAAAGACATAACTGCAAACTATCTTGATGCAAAGGAAAAACAGTATGAGggcaatatggctccatcaggatcTCTTTAGTGACTGctaaatcaaaaaggaatcctacagaacatggacaaattgctaaggaggagtgccaaagaaaagaacaagcacatagggacaaaaacaaaaaaaaatgaaggaccaaaatgagttacacctagcaagggacataaaaggtaataagaagaggttctttaaatatattaggaggaaaagaaagacaaaagaaagTGTAGGTCTTCTACTTAGcaaggaaggagagctaataactgataacATCAAGAAGGCttaggtgtttaatgcctattttcttCAATCATCACTAAAAAGGGTAATGTTGACCAGAttctcaacacaattaatactaACAACAAAGGAAAAGGAATGCAAGCCAGAAGTGGGAAAGAACGAGTTACAGAATATTTAGGTAAATTAGAGAGATATTCAAgtcatgaaattcatcctagagaatttaaggaattagctgaagcaatctttgAGAATTTATGCAACATGGAAGGGCATACGTAGTGGGGCCCTGCAGGTGTCAGTTTTGGGTCCGATCCTATTCAATATttacattaatgacttggatattAGAATGGAAATTTGTAGATGACATCAACCTGGGAAGGcgtgctagcactttggaggaaaggattagaattaaaaacaaaactgacaaattaaagacaagaagaaattcaatagcctgggacaaagtacttcacttgaaggaaaaatcccatgcacaactacaaaatggggaataactgactaggtagttatactgctgaaaaggatctggaggttatagtggatcacaaattgaatatgagtcaacaatatgatgtagttgcaaaaaaaggctaatatcgttCTAGGGTGTATCAACAGGAGTGTTATATGTAAGACACAAGAGGTAACTGTCCCGCTcaacttggcactggtgaggccttagctggagtaatgtgtccagttctggacaccaaaCTTTAGTAAAGATGTGGActaactggagagagtccaaaggagagcaacaaaaatgacaaaaggtctagaaaatctgacttatgaggaaacattaaaaaaataaaaataaaaaaaaataaggacatgtttagtcatgagaaaagaagacacccgataacagtcttcaaacatgttaagggctgttataaagaggacaatgatcaattgttctccatacccactgaaggtaggacaagtagtaataggcttaaggtacatctatacttacccgctggttcggtgggaagcaatcgatcttctgaaatcgatttatcgcgttttgtctagacgcgataaatcgatcctggaagtgctcgctgtccacaccagtaatcctgctccacgagaggagtaggcggagtcgacgggcgagcctgcctgccgcgtgtggacctgtggtaagtacctttaagttcgaactaagatatttcgacttcagctacgttattcacgtagctgaagttgcgtatcttagttcgaactggggggcttagtgtggaccagcccttaatttgcagcaagggagatttaggttagctattagaaaaactttctaaccatcaggctagttaagctctggaataggcttccaagagacactgtggaatccccatcatttgaggtttttaagaacaggctggacaaacacttttcagggatggtttaggtttacttactccttcctcagcacaggggctggacttgatgatttctcgaggtctcttccagccctacatttgtatAATTCTGTTACATTTATATTCACTTTACACTCTTCAGCAGTGTAGCGGGACTTTAAATGAGAAGTAAGGTGATCGTATTTATGAATAAACAGTCCTATTCCTATGTCTTAAATTTCTACTATCAGGGAGAATGATTCACAGCTCATTCAGTGAAGACTTCTGTTTTTAGGAAAAATATTAGGCATATAATGCACATGGCTCAAGGTCTGGACCACAACTCTTCAGGCAACCAGTTGTTTCTATCCAATccaaatttaaaaagtaaagtaaCCTTGAATGAAGGAAGGAGTAGGAGGACAAGTGAGTATAATCCCACAGGATATACTAACTGAAAACAActtgtttttcctcttaaaaCAATTATCTATGGATCCAAAACCTATAGAATAAACAACTCAAGGGAGGACAAGACTTAAAGTGATTAACATTAAATAATACAAGCAAGACGTAACAGAGACTTGGAACAATGGGTGACCCTACATACAAGATTAACTGAGATACACTGATTGAGTTTAGGATACAGAATCAGTTCTAAATCCATAAAAAGCAAAATACTTCAGAGTTAAGTTGTAACTTAACCCCTCAATGGTGAATCATAAAGCAACAACCAAGTTGTTTTTTGCCTTTTACAATTTGTTTAAAACATTAAGAGACAGTCTCAAATTTTTcccctcaatctttttctttcccattttattttcattaatatttgaagTATAAAGAGTGTCAGGTCCTTACATTCCTCTCTTCACTAAAGTAACTTGTCAAGCTATTTGGAGCGTAGGACTCATGTTACAGGAGACTGTATCCTCAGCTATAGCTCTCCAGTCTCCCAGCTGCTGAGCTGCAACATCTATTCCCCCTCATGTCTACAATGAAAAGTTGTAATAaattaaatcagtttagttaCTGCAACCCTTTGTGTGGACATTCTTAAGTCAATTTAAGGGTGTCTTACACTGATTCATCTTAAGTGAATTCCTTACCAACTTAAGCCAAATGGCTATGAAAGACTCAAACTGATTTAACAGTCTACAAAAAGGGGGATGCAGTGATGTAATTACATCAGTTTATAAACAGATTTACTTAAATCGGTACAATTTGCATAAGTAGGTAAGGCTTAGGGCTCGAAGGTTTAATGTACTTGCTAGCTGATATCCAGAAAATTTTCAAATCCTGATCTGATGTTCCATTCAAAATGCCATGAAAATATACCTTCTAGAGTATCCTTACCTCTGAATTAATTACTTTAATCAGGAAGAATATATGATAAACCGTCTTAGTTAACACCGAAAGTTGACGACACCTCTCTAGATACACTTGTACAGAAGGCTCTACCCTTTGCTGCAGTTTGCTCCAGAAGAGAGTCAATTCCCTGGAAACAGAGTTTTAAAAGACAGAATAAATGGCAGCACAAACACAATCACTATATTTGATCAATTtgcagttcttttaaaaaaaaatatgaaggaTGAAAACAGGATTTATGCTGCCTCTCTAAAAAAACCTAACAATTCATACTTTCTTTTATAGAAGAAGATCATAGTTCATCTGTTCTGGGGTTTATTAATAGGAGTATCAgatgtaagacacaggaagtaattgttCTGTTCTACTTGACACCGGTGAGGCCTCAgcaggaatactgtgtccagttttgggtgccacattttaagaaaaatgttgacaaaatggagagagtccagaggagatccACCAAtgtgataaaaagtttagaaaacctgaactaTGAAGAaaccctgttttttttaaacttatgtttagtcttgagaaaagatgattaAGAGGGAACCTGgttcagtcttcaaatatgttaaaggctgttataaagaaatgggtgatcaattgttctccatgtccactgaacgtcagacaagaaataatgggcctaatctgcagcaagggaagttttggttagatattaggaaaaactttctaactataacgGTAGTTAAGTAGTGGAACAGGTTGTCaaaggaggtttttaagaacaagttagatgaatacctgtcagggatggtttaggtataCCTAATCCGATTTAGGTATACCTAATTCTGCCTCAGCATGGGTGGATGGACTACGTGACCTCttgcggtcccttccagccctacatattTATGATTCTATGTTAATGCATAGACTTTATGTACACATTATTTCTTTATTATATTTAATTACTCTGAAAGCTAGCATTATAAAGTTAGATTGTTACGCTTATGCTTTTATTCAAGTACAAATATGGAGGCCAGACTGCTGCTTCATaacaaaataaattagaaaacaACAAATCTGAAGGTGTAAATGACAAGAGTGTTTTAGATAACCAGTGGAATGACGCACAAAGATTGGTCCCAAGCCTATAGCAGGATCCATTACTGCAAAGCCCTGCGCTCTTCCATGTTCCATTATTTTCAAATTATACTTCACATAGATACAGGAGTCAGCATTAGCAAAtcccagagcaggactgggaccAAACCAGCAAATTACCAATTTTACCAGACTGAAGTTTAAGTTCCAGCGGGTCAGCTGCCTCCCAACAAGATCTGCCAGTTTCCCTGGATGCCCAGTGAAAGCTTGTTTTAACTACCAAATGCTGCTAAACTAGCATGTGGCTTCAATGTGACTGTGGAGAGATCTTGCTAGAAGATTTCACATGAAAACCTGCACATTTTTTAATACAGGCAAAAAGAAGTAGGTGACTTATGTGAAAAGTGCTCTTCCAGACAACAGAATTGTTGTCTAAAATTGAGAGAGTTTTCATTACAGTGCTGATCACCTGCCTAACAGATGTAAAATTATTTGTTTCCACAATGTAACACAGTTAATTTATTGTCAAGTGAAGTGACTCAGCACTCACGTCATCTGCTGATGCCTGATCCACAATATGGCCTTTGAAACAAGCGAAGAATTGTAAGGTAATGATGTTAATTATTATGGGTTATTACAAAAGCATTAATTTTATATTaagctttttcttttattttttcaaaaaaagttgACAGGCTCTACTCCTTCCAATAGATTTTAAAGTGTTAAATGATCCAGTTGTACtcttagaaacaaacaaaaagagattCTAACTCACCAGGCACAGTACATCTCTCCTTGCTGTAGTTGACGAGATAAAAACGCTGCACATAAAATTAGAGCACTTTTTTCATCTCCATCAGACTCTAGGTTACAGATCATTTCTAGGGCATCTTTGCAATCTACTGCTGCGATCTGGAGAGGAAAAATACAAGATCACTGAAGTCTAACTAGATGGTTTTGTTTTCAATCATGTGGTAATATGGTGCTCTGTGGAAAAGCAGGAATAAGGAAtttaatgaacattttcaaacatcttatttttcaattaattacTTAAAGCAATTCAAGAGCTTCTGGACAGAACAAGCATGTCAAAATACTGGATCTGCCTAAGGTAAAAGGAAAGTTGTACACCGGTAAAATGGATAGAAGCATGTAACTGAGAGATATTGTAAGACTTAATGTTCGTGTGTCTATAGTACCATTCATCCAAAGAACCATTACCTAAATTGGCCAGCAGGATGGAAAATACAAGTTTAAAAGTTAAGTAACTGCACGTAttctaattaataaataaatacatattcctGTCACACATTACAAAAATGAACATGGCCTCTTTATCATCATAATTTATAAATGATAAACAGAGGGGCCTAACGGAGAAGGAAGCAGTATACAGAAACATCATAAGAAACAGTCTcatctctgaagagcttacaattaaaacaaacaagaagaaaaagGATAGAAGAAAGCGAGtactattttccccattttacagatgggaactgaagcacagagagttcAAGTATCTTGTGCATTCACACAGGAAAGCTGTGGCAGAGCCCAGAACTGAATCTGTATGCTAGCCGTAAGACcatatttctttctctctcttttttttttttttaaataaatgatttccAATTACAGTTTTACAGAGAGCCTTAAAATGagcaatttggggggagggggagagttgcATACGACATTTTATATACTGTTTTTAAGCAAGGGATTTCTTTTCTATAGGAAAGCCAACATCATCATaaatactgcaaaaagaacaagagtacttgtggcaccttagagattaacaaatttattattagtctctaaggtgccacaagtactcctgttctttttacggatacagactaacacggctgctactctgaaacctgtcataaataCTGCAGTTCCTATAGAAAAAAACCACAAACTAAAAGTAATGTTTACTCACCTCTTCCATTAGCTTTTCATTTGGTGATCCTGAACAAAGACAGACCAGGTAGGTTTGCTTAAAACTGCCTTTGGTGCTGATTTCTGGATGGTCAGAGCACAACTTTGCCAGGGAAGTTGCTTGAGTCAACTGCTTTGCTTTCATTAAATGCTTAATTCGCATATCCAGCAAAATGGGGCCTTCAAACACTAAAAATTCAttcacttaaaagaaaaacaagacaaaacgTTACATATAAATATTTCATGAAGTGTTATGCAGTTAACAGATGGAATTTAATCATATTCATATGTAacatttatacagagtaaaagggCACAAAAGATAGGGAGCactagaaaaaatgttttttctaataCCTTGCTTTTTGTACTGTTCATTTAACCTGTCACTGGTCACACTACATTTCAGGCAGGAAATCTAAAATGTTCTCAGAGGTTAAAGAATTTCTCAAAATtaataaactgaaatgtttaaCTAAAAGCTTGTATTTTCTATTAGCATTTCTGCCACCAACAACATGCTTAGTCATCTTGCTAAAATGACCTCTAATGACTTGTTCAAGGAAATGAAAATGTTGGTTGAACGTTCATAGTTTAGGATGAATCTAGATTTCCTATTTTCTACCCATCTCTAATTTTTAATCATTCCACTTTATTTCCAAAATGGGGTGTATTTTAAAGTATGAAGTTGACAATTAGGAAAGTGTAGCATTAATCATATGCATAGGCTccttaaataaacaaaattatattTCCCCCAGTCTTGTAATTTTTTGGCGCAAATGTCCTTGGCAATAGTATGTTTTCACAAAACCACATTTCAGAGATGCAGTTCTTTAAGCATTCAGTTTTAGTTTACAGGCAAACTCCAGCAAGTTATTTAAGAATAGGAAGGGTTCAAGCTTGACAAGCCAGTTTCACAGGAATGGTCTTGACAGCTACCTATTGTTCTAAAATTCTGGAACATTATCAAAGTCTTCTGGTAttacagagaaagagagggaaatgGGAAGGTGGGTGGAAGGTGCGAGTAGAAGAGAAAAGGAACAGAGAAGAGATGGAGTGTGAATGGGTTATAGGAGATGTAAAAGTGGGGGATGTActttttcatctgcaaattttacgaCCTACTTACTCACCCTAGtttctagatcattaataaatataataaacaaCACATGACCTAGTATGGAACCTTGGGGCATCGCACTGTTAACCTTTTGTCACAATGAATACTGATCATTTAATCCTACTCTTTGCTTTGTCTCCCCTAGCCAGTTTCTGGTCCATTGCAATAATTTGCCTCCCACTCTATGGTCACTTGACTTCTTTAGTAGTCTCTTGTGTGGGACCTTGGCAAGGCCTTTTGGAAGTCTAAATTATGTCAACCAGTTTTCCTTTACTCactattttcctttgcagaaacctTGCTGGTTAGACCCTCCCAAATCATGATCTTCCATATGTTTTGTTATTCTCTTTTTAGTTacaatttcaaccagtttgccaggtATTGATCCATGGCCacggctcctag is a window encoding:
- the ZNF292 gene encoding zinc finger protein 292 isoform X2 gives rise to the protein MCSVFISSTTARRDVLCLIEAAGLATCIELCVKALRLESSENTDVKISICKTISCLLPDDLEVKRACQLSEFLLEPTVDAYYAVEMLYNQPDQKYDEENLPIPNSLRCELLLVLKTQWPFDPEFWDWKTLKRQCLALMGEEASIVSSIDELNDSEVYEKVEDCQEENKETSLNGLAGNFDEATSLLKGIRDEKQKKREIKKLRERGFISARFRNWQAYMQYCVLCDKEFLGHRIVRHAQKHYKDGIYSCPICAHNFNSKETFVPHVTLHVKKSSKERLAAMKPLRRLGRPPKIATTSENQKADAISKQEQRPIKKNSLYSADFIVFNDNDGSDDENDDKDKPYVPEIIPVQKPLPVNEFTCPVTFCKKGFKYFKNLIAHAKGHKDNEEAKRFLEMQSKKVICQYCRRHFVSVTHLNDHLQMHCGSKPYICIQMKCKAGFNSYAELLTHRKEHQVFRAKCMFPKCGRVFSEAYLLYDHEAQHYNTYTCKFTGCGKVYRSQNELEKHGEDHNKQPEKVLEIESQTNRTDLIQCSKANENPERVTVKKELISPLDNNTSNFTEAESNVWDQIKVESIGTERANKSASTLRQADSLSVDGLEQSVTGLVKKEATIRISNIRMPILSQKVRDNFVRRGKLASAGSKIDTSKSVVRQLCSAAEDSCSDSCLPVFQERKEEDCFSQSQNIQNISVNSDTPKTEALASKSLERQVSNMMPFSMQNQTGYRNNLPISKLDLQDSIKSATNPFNLPLKTLESIIFLPSQSSLSSSLVPAVPPAAPVQKFNCQVEGCTRTYNSSQSIGKHMKAAHPDQYAAFKMQRKNKKTRKPSNLQNMPSDGKIVYFLPSQVDNPNNAAFTSQNKTSVNAACSSQLQHVSNTLFPTHLETLSNPMIPTVESVINPVCIKSEPESVLCSQMENLSNATLPSQLEDLAKTVMPLTIDSGSDPFLPLPAESNSISLFPSPADHVPNSVFSQLENNTNHFSSQLEGNTSSVFPKEESVDEPIFSSRANSENNFSETTSQVPASEKVKKDRGRGPNGKERKPKHNKRAKWPAIIRDGKFICSRCFRVFTNPRSLGGHLSKRSVCKPIEGSEISPEALQANGQSSLLASMILSSNVGNLQQPQESTFNPEACFKDPSFLQLLAAENRSAAFLQTMFPRASVANFNPSGNEEGNEIIKQALETAGIPSTFDNTEMLPHIVTTGCVTGTTQMNAAVLSNTTVSPLLQTVCNTSTLLTNQNRALNNKIPSSDDCNNLPVFATDDLMLKTIENGLCSGSFSNSVAAAQNFASNSSRVSVINCPKNSGSSTLNKKGSSASKRKKKAATPLLAPNSSQKLVVNDLTTMGLLAKSIEGSVQVPTDNFQSNLLANCESQVLVENLTQKLNNVDNQLFVPNVKENFKTNLESHAALAPLTIKTENGDSQMMTLNACAQGNSDLQISEDNVIQNFEKTLEIIKTAMNSQILEVKNEIQDAVIGSTKNTQVNTTELPPANCSQNVKLPNHTQFAVHTRDVITAKSNSSQPETSQKDDVQVLEILEGLQKLRLENDTSSQVSDSVSPCPPADTLAPLTAVVSTENTSVAQPSSETSNIQFSDKVHKPFVCQDQGCDYSAMTKDALFKHYGKVHQYTAEMILEIKKHQLKYAPFKCVVTTCPKTFTRNSNLRAHCQLVHHFTTEEMVKLKIKRPYGRRSHNEAINITQRPVEIKNLQTLIMKSKNEPRLVKGLEVKKEAVIQPVKIPEKLIPEKKNPEKLEKAPQVLSVPPEQSNAASFSNIQIQPKVRKIRRHRKEKEERKRRKPVTKSLEFPTRYSPYRPYRCVHQGCFAAFTIQQNLILHYQAVHKSDLPAFSVEVEEESEPSKEECDEVETKQTVKEFRCEVSDCSRIFQEITSLIQHYMKLHEMTPEEIGSMKSALDDGRFPCDQSQCKSSFTAYFNYILHLETDHGIKIRPNKVEEDGIYKCDCEGCDRMYATRSNLLRHIFNKHNDRHKDHLIRPRRLTPGQENISSKANQEKPIKSKHRGLKHNRSGKEGNRLSIKTKRKKNVNLESKNTKGGQIQENKAYSLKRGKHVYSIKAINDALSECTSRFVTQYPCMIKGCSSVVTSESNIIRHYKCHKLSKAFTSQHRNLLIVSKKHSVSQVKEASSEQEEANKKSDVKESDPCLPESNDDLSTSALPQSEIEKGEKDEVDELTELFITKLINEDCMCAENPAKTSSSVNSNFQETVSCHSEKQKSNNLKRANKEKNLSQNKKRRLEKPEEVLAVELSSMRREEETAVAIQTAEEQPTTFDWSSFKPMGFEVSFLKFLEESAVKQKKNAERDYHSSGTKKGSHSNSKKSNEKTSLASSNVTWSCSESETLVQFANPSQLQCSDKVKIVLDKTLKDCTELVLKQLQEMKPTVSLKKLEGHWEDDPAATVAKEILVGNEEGESHY